One window of Salegentibacter sp. Hel_I_6 genomic DNA carries:
- a CDS encoding cysteine desulfurase-like protein, with protein sequence MDIEFVRSQFPALQREFTFMDNAGGSQTLKKVAERISGYLLHHNVQLGASYKVSREAGEKLTYATKQVSRFINAGKPEEVVIGPSSSMLLRILSICISKQWQEGDEVIVTNTDHEANVSPWTDLKEKGINVKTWKANPESLELEISDLNKLLSNRTKLVAVTHASNILGSINPIKEIAKTVHKAGALICVDGVAYAPHRRVDVRQLDVDFYVFSWYKTYGPHLAVMYGKYNQLHKMDGINHYFFTKKDVPYKFQPGNFNFELTYSLLGITEYFEQLFKHEFPREKKADFQEKMDKIFDLIGRHEERISKPLINFLSEHPDIRIIGQDTANREKRVPTISFIHNKLKSDEIVEKVDDYRMGIRFGDFYAKKLIEDTGLKEKNGVIRVSLVHYNSLDEVKRLIWVLKKII encoded by the coding sequence ATGGATATTGAATTTGTAAGAAGTCAGTTTCCAGCGCTCCAAAGAGAGTTTACATTTATGGATAATGCCGGTGGTTCACAAACTTTAAAGAAAGTGGCAGAACGCATCAGCGGGTATCTATTACATCATAATGTGCAACTTGGGGCTTCGTATAAAGTTTCCCGGGAAGCCGGAGAAAAACTCACTTACGCTACCAAGCAAGTAAGCAGATTTATAAATGCTGGCAAACCAGAAGAAGTGGTTATAGGTCCTTCTTCTTCTATGCTTTTACGAATTTTAAGTATTTGTATTAGCAAGCAATGGCAGGAAGGTGACGAGGTAATTGTCACCAATACAGATCATGAAGCCAATGTTTCCCCCTGGACAGATTTAAAAGAAAAAGGCATTAATGTTAAGACCTGGAAAGCCAATCCTGAAAGTCTAGAACTTGAAATAAGCGATCTCAATAAATTATTAAGTAATCGCACAAAATTGGTTGCGGTAACACACGCTTCAAATATTTTAGGAAGTATAAATCCTATTAAAGAAATTGCAAAAACGGTTCATAAAGCGGGAGCCCTTATTTGTGTAGATGGGGTGGCTTATGCTCCTCATCGCCGGGTAGATGTTAGACAATTAGATGTAGATTTTTATGTGTTTAGCTGGTATAAAACCTATGGCCCACATTTGGCGGTGATGTATGGTAAATACAATCAGTTGCATAAAATGGATGGCATTAACCACTACTTTTTTACCAAAAAGGATGTGCCTTATAAATTTCAACCGGGAAATTTCAACTTTGAACTAACCTATAGTTTATTGGGAATTACCGAATATTTTGAACAATTATTCAAACACGAATTTCCCCGGGAGAAAAAAGCCGATTTTCAGGAAAAAATGGATAAAATCTTTGACTTGATTGGCAGACATGAAGAACGCATAAGCAAACCTTTAATTAATTTTCTATCGGAACATCCCGATATTAGAATAATTGGCCAGGATACGGCTAACAGAGAGAAAAGAGTTCCCACGATTTCCTTTATTCATAATAAATTGAAAAGTGATGAAATAGTCGAAAAGGTTGATGATTACCGAATGGGAATTAGGTTTGGCGATTTTTACGCCAAAAAGCTTATTGAAGATACAGGTTTAAAAGAGAAAAACGGAGTGATTAGAGTGAGTTTGGTTCATTACAATAGCCTGGATGAAGTAAAAAGATTGATTTGGGTTTTAAAGAAAATCATTTAA
- a CDS encoding cystathionine gamma-synthase: MKFNTKTIHGGQDNIDPAYGAVMPPIYQTTTYSQSTPGGHKGFEYSRSGNPTRSALEKSIASIENGKFGLAFGSGLAAIDAVLKLFKPGDEIISTNDLYGGSYRLFTSIYENFGIKFHFIGMDKANNIEEYINENTKLIWVETPTNPMMNIIDIEAVSKIAKSRDLLLAVDNTFATPYLQQPLDLGADIVMHSATKYLGGHSDVVLGGLVVKDEKLAEKLYFIQKASGAICGPQDSFLVLRGIKTLHLRMQRHCENGAAIAKFLKSHPKVGKVYWPGFEDHPNHDIAKKQMKGFGGMISFTTKEDTLKSATKLVEKLKVFTLAESLGGVESLAGHPASMTHASIPKAERTKIGVVDSLIRLSVGIEDEEDLIADLKQAIG, from the coding sequence ATGAAATTTAATACCAAAACTATACATGGAGGGCAGGATAATATAGACCCGGCTTACGGTGCTGTAATGCCTCCTATCTATCAAACCACTACCTATTCACAAAGCACGCCGGGCGGCCATAAAGGCTTTGAATATTCCAGAAGTGGGAACCCAACCCGTTCGGCTTTAGAGAAATCTATTGCCAGCATTGAAAATGGCAAATTCGGACTTGCTTTTGGTTCTGGTCTTGCAGCCATAGATGCGGTATTAAAACTTTTTAAACCCGGTGACGAGATTATTTCTACCAACGATCTTTACGGGGGTTCTTACCGATTATTTACTTCAATTTATGAGAATTTCGGAATCAAATTTCACTTTATCGGGATGGATAAAGCAAATAATATCGAAGAATATATTAATGAGAATACAAAATTGATTTGGGTTGAAACACCAACCAACCCAATGATGAATATTATTGATATAGAAGCGGTTTCTAAAATTGCAAAATCACGGGATTTACTACTTGCAGTAGATAATACTTTTGCAACACCTTATTTGCAACAACCACTAGATCTTGGAGCTGATATTGTAATGCATAGTGCTACAAAATATTTAGGCGGGCATAGTGATGTAGTTTTGGGTGGATTAGTTGTAAAAGATGAAAAATTAGCTGAAAAACTATATTTTATTCAGAAAGCCAGCGGTGCAATTTGCGGTCCGCAAGATAGTTTTCTTGTTTTACGCGGAATAAAAACCCTGCATCTTAGAATGCAGCGTCATTGTGAAAATGGAGCAGCGATTGCGAAATTCCTGAAATCACATCCAAAAGTAGGAAAGGTTTACTGGCCCGGATTCGAAGATCATCCAAACCACGATATCGCCAAAAAGCAAATGAAAGGTTTCGGCGGAATGATCTCTTTTACCACAAAAGAAGACACGCTAAAAAGTGCTACAAAGCTTGTTGAAAAGCTAAAAGTTTTCACGCTGGCCGAATCCCTTGGAGGAGTAGAATCGCTGGCCGGGCATCCCGCCAGTATGACGCATGCTTCTATTCCAAAAGCAGAAAGGACGAAAATTGGAGTGGTAGATTCCTTAATAAGATTAAGTGTGGGAATTGAAGATGAAGAAGATTTGATAGCCGACTTAAAACAGGCTATAGGATAG